A section of the Sebastes fasciatus isolate fSebFas1 chromosome 5, fSebFas1.pri, whole genome shotgun sequence genome encodes:
- the LOC141768225 gene encoding uncharacterized protein LOC141768225 isoform X1 — MTYTRPKRTLRPRKLFSSSSSDFIYLGSMDLTEVCQQSMDVVSEDEQTVPEVQSQALEDEQPLSQDLEDEQTLPETPPCSEEEEEEEEEEKEKDDDENKENNVDGVDGWMDGCIVDCIKSAVYHLLNLTIRKYRVDECYGCQVNHPSQRNHGCLEVLEEDFLQDHYEHLMKRLNTPRFIPSIQRLLMSRNVNMDDLRVRMVAETLLHELKTAKCRWEALSDACENLTGEDTEKLKQLQAPGDSCNGH; from the exons ATGACCTACACACGACCAAAGCGCACCCTCCGTCCTCGTaagctcttctcttcttcttcttccgacTTCATCTACCTCGGCTCCATGGATTTAACAGAAGTTTGTCAGCAAAGTATGGACGTTGTCTCGGAGGACGAGCAGACGGTGCCCGAAGTACAGAGCCAGGCCTTGGAGGACGAGCAACCGTTGTCCCAG GACCTGGAGGACGAGCAAACGTTACCCGAGACACCTCCTTgttcggaggaggaggaggaggaggaggaggaggagaaggagaaggatgATGATGAGAATAAGGAGAATAATGTGGACGGGGttgacggatggatggatggatgtatcgTGGACTGCATCAAATCTGCTGTTTATCATCTGCTCAACCTGACTATCCGCAAGTACCGCGTCGATGAATGCTATGGATGTCAGGTCAATCATCCTAGCCAGAGAAATCATGGCTGCTTGGAGGTGTTGGAGGAAGACTTTCTCCAGGATCACTATGAACATTTGATGAAACGACTCAACACCCCTCGCTTCATTCCCTCCATTCAACGTCTGCTGATGAGCCGCAACGTCAACATGGATGATCTCAGAGTCCGGATGGTGGCAGAGACTCTCCTGCATGAGTTGAAAACGGCCAAGTGTAGGTGGGAAGCTCTCTCTGATGCGTGTGAGAATCTGACCGGAGAGGATACTGAGAAACTGAAACAGCTGCAGGCCCCCGGTGACAGCTGTAACGGTCATTGA
- the LOC141768225 gene encoding uncharacterized protein LOC141768225 isoform X2, whose translation MTYTRPKRTLRPRKLFSSSSSDFIYLGSMDLTEVCQQSMDVVSEDEQTVPEVQSQALEDEQPLSQVAEDEQPLSQTPPCSEEEEEEEEEEKEKDDDENKENNVDGVDGWMDGCIVDCIKSAVYHLLNLTIRKYRVDECYGCQVNHPSQRNHGCLEVLEEDFLQDHYEHLMKRLNTPRFIPSIQRLLMSRNVNMDDLRVRMVAETLLHELKTAKCRWEALSDACENLTGEDTEKLKQLQAPGDSCNGH comes from the exons ATGACCTACACACGACCAAAGCGCACCCTCCGTCCTCGTaagctcttctcttcttcttcttccgacTTCATCTACCTCGGCTCCATGGATTTAACAGAAGTTTGTCAGCAAAGTATGGACGTTGTCTCGGAGGACGAGCAGACGGTGCCCGAAGTACAGAGCCAGGCCTTGGAGGACGAGCAACCGTTGTCCCAGGTAGCGGAGGACGAGCAACCGTTGTCCCAG ACACCTCCTTgttcggaggaggaggaggaggaggaggaggaggagaaggagaaggatgATGATGAGAATAAGGAGAATAATGTGGACGGGGttgacggatggatggatggatgtatcgTGGACTGCATCAAATCTGCTGTTTATCATCTGCTCAACCTGACTATCCGCAAGTACCGCGTCGATGAATGCTATGGATGTCAGGTCAATCATCCTAGCCAGAGAAATCATGGCTGCTTGGAGGTGTTGGAGGAAGACTTTCTCCAGGATCACTATGAACATTTGATGAAACGACTCAACACCCCTCGCTTCATTCCCTCCATTCAACGTCTGCTGATGAGCCGCAACGTCAACATGGATGATCTCAGAGTCCGGATGGTGGCAGAGACTCTCCTGCATGAGTTGAAAACGGCCAAGTGTAGGTGGGAAGCTCTCTCTGATGCGTGTGAGAATCTGACCGGAGAGGATACTGAGAAACTGAAACAGCTGCAGGCCCCCGGTGACAGCTGTAACGGTCATTGA